In Pseudorasbora parva isolate DD20220531a chromosome 20, ASM2467924v1, whole genome shotgun sequence, a single window of DNA contains:
- the dusp16 gene encoding dual specificity protein phosphatase 16 yields MVECVRPLGPEALVALLETRLDNVLLIDCRPFGEFNACHILEAVNVNCSKLMKRRLQQDKIQITELLLHSAKRKLELQGQEVVVYDQSSSDPASLSPDAFLSVLLAKLEKSFPSVHLLSGGFSEFCRVFPALCEGKSAPLLCVSQPCVPVSSGPTRILPHLYLGCQRDVLSQELMQQNDIVFVLNVSHSCPKPDFILDSHFLRVPINDSFCEKILPWLDQSLEFIEKAKASNGRVLVHCLAGISRSATIAIAYIMKRNDMSLDEAYRFVKEKRPTISPNFNFLGQLLDFEKKLKSEAAVRTGLDGSGEPEEHLLARLRLEEDLKESSRPKRSFSLDIKPGAALRGFADSHQFSPVPEVSEQTSPDGERVGRSVCVQPRVGRSVCVQPLQRSGSVDESPSAGPHAALLKGWHSDILLGFLSSDSARFCSGSGLAQFCSGSDSARSGSDSTHFCSGLACFGSKSDSARFGSGLDSTHVDSGSDSAHFCSGSAVLAPGLQAVRRRGLQRSGGCGDSRRSWHEESSFEKQLKRSCQMSDSGENLGTTGSQSSFSGSLEIIEVS; encoded by the exons ATGGTTGAGTGTGTGCGGCCCCTGGGGCCCGAGGCTCTGGTGGCCCTGCTGGAGACCCGTCTGGATAATGTGCTGCTGATCGACTGCCGGCCCTTCGGGGAGTTCAACGCCTGCCACATCCTGGAGGCCGTCAACGTCAACTGCTCCAAACTCATGAAGAGGAGATTACAGCAGGACAAGATCCAGATCACGGAGCTGCTGCTGCACTCCGCCAAGaggaag ctgGAGCTCCAGGGTCAAGAGGTCGTGGTGTATGACCAGAGCTCATCTGACCCCGCCTCCCTGTCACCTGATGCCTTTCTCAGCGTCCTATTGGCCAAACTGGAAAAGAGCTTCCCATCAGTCCACCTGCTCTCAG gtGGGTTCTCTGAGTTCTGCCGTGTGTTCCCGGCTCTGTGTGAGGGGAAGTCAGCGCCGCTGCTGTGTGTGTCTCAGCCCTGCGTCCCCGTCAGCAGCGGCCCCACCCGCATCCTGCCGCACCTGTACCTGGGCTGCCAGAGGGACGTGCTgagccag GAGCTCATGCAGCAGAATGATATCGTGTTCGTCCTCAACGTTAGCCACTCCTGCCCCAAACCCGACTTCATCCTCGACTCGCACTTCCTGCGCGTGCCGATCAACGACAGCTTCTGCGAGAAGATCCTGCCCTGGCTCGACCAATCGCTGGAGTTCATAG AGAAAGCCAAGGCCAGTAACGGCAGAGTCCTGGTCCACTGTCTGGCGGGAATCTCGCGCTCGGCAACCATCGCCATCGCCTACATCATGaagaggaatgacatgtcattgGACGAAGCGTACAG GTTTGTGAAGGAGAAACGGCCAACCATCTCGCCGAACTTCAACTTCCTGGGTCAGCTGCTGGACTTTGAGAAGAAGCTGAAGAGCGAGGCGGCGGTCAGAACCGGACTGGACGGGTCAGGAGAGCCGGAGGAGCATCTTCTGGCCCGGCTGAGGCTGGAAGAGGACCTGAAGGAGAGCAGCCGGCCCAAGCGCTCCTTCTCCCTGGACATCAAGCCCGGAGCTGCCCTGCGAGGGTTTGCCGATTCGCACCAGTTCTCTCCGGTGCCGGAGGTCTCGGAACAAACCAGTCCGGATGGGGAGCGGGTtggcaggagtgtgtgtgtgcagccgCGGGTcggcaggagtgtgtgtgtgcagcccCTCCAGCGCAGTGGAAGTGTGGACGAATCCCCGTCCGCCGGCCCTCACGCCGCTCTCCTGAAGGGATGGCACTCCGACATCCTCCTGGGCTTTCTGTCCTCTGACTCGGCCCGGTTCTGCTCCGGCTCTGGCTTGGCCCAGTTCTGCTCCGGCTCGGACTCAGCCCGCTCCGGCTCGGACTCAACCCACTTCTGCTCCGGCTTGGCCTGCTTCGGCTCGAAGTCGGACTCGGCTCGCTTTGGCTCCGGCTTGGACTCAACCCATGTCGACTCTGGCTCCGACTCGGCCCACTTCTGCTCCGGCTCGGCCGTCCTCGCTCCGGGTCTGCAGGCGGTGCGCCGGCGTGGGCTTCAGCGAAGCGGAGGCTGTGGAGACTCCCGGAGGAGCTGGCACGAGGAGAGCAGCTTCGAGAAGCAGCTGAAGCGTTCCTGCCAGATGTCCGACTCCGGAGAGAATCTGGGAACAACCGGGAGTCAGTCCAGCTTCTCCGGCAGCTTGGAGATCATCGAGGTCTCCTGA
- the crebl2 gene encoding cAMP-responsive element-binding protein-like 2: MDDSKMVAVKVKKPGKRGRKPAKIDLKAKLERSRQSARECRARKKLRYQYLEELVSSKERAICALREELDMYKQWCLAMDQGKIPSEIKALLTGDEQKAPQSSSNKIPKNGKYGSTANKTS; this comes from the exons ATGGATGACAGTAAG atggtGGCTGTTAAAGTGAAGAAACCCGGCAAACGCGGCCGCAAACCTGCGAAGATCGACCTGAAGGCCAAGCTGGAGCGCAGCCGGCAGAGCGCCAGAGAATGCCGAGCCCGGAAGAAGCTCCGCTACCAGTATCTGGAGGAACTGGTGTCCAGCAAAGAGAGAGCCATCTGTGCGCTGAGAGAGGAGCTGGAcatg TATAAGCAGTGGTGTTTGGCCATGGATCAGGGGAAGATCCCATCAGAAATCAAAGCCCTCCTAACCGGAGACGAGCAGAAAGCTCCTCAAAGCTCCAGTAATAAGATCCCCAAGAACGGCAAGTACGGCTCCACCGCCAACAAGACGTCTTAG